A genomic region of Rhea pennata isolate bPtePen1 chromosome 14, bPtePen1.pri, whole genome shotgun sequence contains the following coding sequences:
- the UBE2D2 gene encoding ubiquitin-conjugating enzyme E2 D2 isoform X2 — MRALLCRKELNDLARDPPAQCSAGPVGDDMFHWQATIMGPNDSPYQGGVFFLTIHFPTDYPFKPPKVAFTTRIYHPNINSNGSICLDILRSQWSPALTISKVLLSICSLLCDPNPDDPLVPEIARIYKTDREKYNRIAREWTQKYAM; from the exons ATGAGAGCACTGCTTTGCAGAAAG GAGTTGAATGATCTGGCACGTGATCCTCCAGCACAGTGTTCAGCAGGGCCTGTTGGTGATGACA tgttCCACTGGCAAGCTACAATAATGGGACCA AATGACAGTCCCTATCAGGGTGGCGTATTTTTCTTGACAATTCACTTCCCAACAGATTATCCCTTCAAACCACCTAAG GTTGCATTTACAACAAGAATCTATCATCCAAATATAAACAGTAATGGCAGCATTTGTCTTGATATTCTACGGTCACAGTGGTCTCCAGCACTAACTATTTCAAAAG TACTTTTGTCCATCTGTTCTCTGTTGTGTGATCCCAATCCAGATGATCCTTTAGTGCCTGAGATTGCACGGATCTACAAAACAGATAGAGAAAA GTACAACAGAATAGCTCGGGAATGGACTCAGAAGTATGCGAtgtaa
- the UBE2D2 gene encoding ubiquitin-conjugating enzyme E2 D2 isoform X1, producing the protein MALKRIHKELNDLARDPPAQCSAGPVGDDMFHWQATIMGPNDSPYQGGVFFLTIHFPTDYPFKPPKVAFTTRIYHPNINSNGSICLDILRSQWSPALTISKVLLSICSLLCDPNPDDPLVPEIARIYKTDREKYNRIAREWTQKYAM; encoded by the exons GAGTTGAATGATCTGGCACGTGATCCTCCAGCACAGTGTTCAGCAGGGCCTGTTGGTGATGACA tgttCCACTGGCAAGCTACAATAATGGGACCA AATGACAGTCCCTATCAGGGTGGCGTATTTTTCTTGACAATTCACTTCCCAACAGATTATCCCTTCAAACCACCTAAG GTTGCATTTACAACAAGAATCTATCATCCAAATATAAACAGTAATGGCAGCATTTGTCTTGATATTCTACGGTCACAGTGGTCTCCAGCACTAACTATTTCAAAAG TACTTTTGTCCATCTGTTCTCTGTTGTGTGATCCCAATCCAGATGATCCTTTAGTGCCTGAGATTGCACGGATCTACAAAACAGATAGAGAAAA GTACAACAGAATAGCTCGGGAATGGACTCAGAAGTATGCGAtgtaa